One genomic window of Luteitalea pratensis includes the following:
- a CDS encoding M28 family metallopeptidase has product MPFRPAVQTAFLATAFALPAFAQDADPRIEQVLAQISAERLSATVDRLAAFGTRHTLSSQADPVRGLGAAAQWIHDEFRAASPRLQVSFDDYEIPAQGERILRDVRIRNVVAVLPGRTARRIYVSGHYDTVARPVRPPQSAAVTTAAAAATAPAAAGSPRAASANGGFDWAAGDLPAPGANDDGSGTALTMEAARVLAQSGLEFDATLVFVAFAGEEQGLVGAHLHAQKARADKAVIDAVFNNDIIGNSRGGNGIVDAESVRVFAEGPEDSSSRQLARYVYRTAARYVPSHRVRLIARHDRFGRGGDHTAFNQRGYAGIRFSEANENYGRQHVVEDTADGVDAAYLARNTKVNVAGAAALAMAPAAPAITSDRGVPQLDRGPSGYDARLRWRASEGAVGYRIFWREAWTPDWQFERHVGNVTEIVLPDVSVDDYVFGVAAVGPGGHESLVSAYANPPRTPVEIKVK; this is encoded by the coding sequence ATGCCATTTCGCCCCGCTGTGCAGACTGCCTTTCTAGCCACAGCCTTTGCCCTGCCCGCGTTCGCGCAGGACGCCGACCCCCGGATCGAGCAGGTGCTTGCACAGATCTCAGCCGAGCGCCTCTCGGCCACCGTCGACAGGTTGGCGGCGTTCGGCACCCGCCACACGCTGTCCAGCCAGGCCGACCCGGTTCGAGGGCTCGGCGCCGCGGCGCAATGGATCCACGACGAGTTCCGCGCGGCGAGTCCACGGCTGCAGGTGAGTTTCGACGATTACGAGATCCCCGCCCAGGGCGAGCGCATCCTGAGGGACGTCCGCATCCGTAACGTCGTCGCCGTGTTGCCCGGGCGCACGGCTCGCCGCATCTACGTGAGCGGCCACTACGACACCGTGGCACGTCCGGTCCGGCCGCCGCAGTCGGCCGCCGTCACCACCGCCGCCGCAGCCGCGACGGCGCCAGCGGCCGCAGGCAGTCCTCGCGCAGCCTCGGCAAACGGAGGGTTCGACTGGGCCGCCGGTGATCTTCCCGCGCCGGGCGCGAACGACGATGGCAGCGGCACGGCCTTGACGATGGAGGCGGCGCGTGTGCTCGCGCAGAGCGGTCTCGAGTTCGATGCGACGCTGGTCTTCGTCGCATTTGCCGGCGAAGAGCAGGGGCTGGTCGGGGCGCACCTGCACGCCCAGAAGGCGCGGGCGGACAAGGCCGTGATCGACGCCGTCTTCAACAACGACATCATCGGCAACTCGCGCGGCGGCAACGGTATCGTCGACGCGGAATCGGTGCGCGTGTTTGCGGAGGGACCCGAGGACTCGTCGTCACGCCAGCTTGCGCGCTATGTGTACCGCACGGCCGCGCGTTACGTGCCGTCGCACCGGGTACGCCTCATCGCGCGGCACGATCGGTTCGGTCGCGGTGGCGACCACACCGCTTTCAACCAGCGCGGGTACGCCGGCATCCGCTTCAGCGAAGCGAATGAGAATTACGGACGACAGCACGTGGTGGAGGACACCGCTGACGGCGTCGATGCGGCGTACCTGGCACGGAACACGAAGGTCAACGTCGCCGGAGCCGCGGCGCTGGCGATGGCGCCGGCGGCACCGGCGATCACGTCGGACCGCGGCGTGCCGCAGCTGGATCGTGGTCCATCCGGCTACGACGCACGGCTGCGCTGGCGTGCCTCCGAGGGCGCGGTCGGATATCGCATCTTCTGGCGCGAGGCATGGACTCCGGACTGGCAGTTCGAGCGGCACGTCGGCAACGTCACCGAGATCGTGTTGCCAGACGTGTCAGTGGATGACTACGTGTTCGGAGTCGCGGCGGTCGGCCCTGGCGGCCACGAGAGCCTCGTGTCGGCCTACGCCAACCCGCCGCGCACGCCCGTGGAAATCAAGGTGAAGTAG
- a CDS encoding aldehyde dehydrogenase family protein has translation MPQTYRNYIDRQWVPAQSGATYENRNPADREDLIGLFPQSGAVDVDAAVAAARRAYASWRLVPAPGRAEILYRAAQLFRERKDRFADDMTREMGKVLAETAGDVQEAIDMSYLMAGEGRRLFGQTTPSELRNKFAMSIRQPIGVCGMITAWNFPMAVPSWKILPALICGNTVVFKPAEEAPLTAINFVQTLIDAGLPAGVLNLVMGDGPGAAAPIVEHPDVAVVSFTGSTDTGRRINETCARTFKKVHLEMGGKNVILVMDDARLDLAVEGAVWGGFGTTGQRCTAASRVVVHEAVYDSFVERFVARARQLVVGDGRRDGVQMGPSIHEEQLAKVVEYVDIGRNEGARLVLGGSRLSDGAFAAGCFHEPTIFADVTPTMRIAREEIFGPVVSVIKVRSLDEAIAVANDVAYGLSAAIYTQDINNAFTAMRDVYTGLFYVNAPTIGAEVHLPFGGVKATGNGHREAGIAALDVFSEWKSIYVDFSGRLQRAQMDTEQI, from the coding sequence GTGCCGCAGACATACCGCAATTACATCGACCGACAGTGGGTGCCCGCGCAATCGGGAGCCACGTACGAGAACCGCAATCCTGCCGACCGTGAGGACCTGATTGGCCTCTTCCCGCAGTCTGGCGCGGTCGACGTCGACGCTGCGGTGGCGGCGGCGCGGCGCGCGTATGCCTCGTGGAGACTCGTACCCGCGCCTGGTCGCGCGGAGATCCTGTACCGGGCGGCGCAGCTGTTCCGCGAGCGCAAGGATCGGTTCGCCGATGACATGACCCGCGAAATGGGCAAGGTGCTCGCCGAGACGGCTGGCGACGTCCAGGAAGCCATCGACATGAGCTACCTGATGGCGGGTGAGGGCCGGCGGCTGTTCGGCCAGACGACACCTTCCGAGTTGCGCAACAAGTTCGCGATGTCGATCCGGCAGCCGATCGGCGTGTGCGGGATGATCACCGCCTGGAACTTCCCGATGGCGGTGCCGTCGTGGAAGATCCTGCCGGCGCTGATCTGCGGCAACACGGTCGTGTTCAAGCCGGCCGAAGAAGCACCGCTGACCGCGATCAACTTCGTCCAGACGCTCATCGATGCCGGGCTGCCCGCCGGCGTGCTCAACCTGGTGATGGGCGACGGACCCGGCGCCGCTGCGCCGATCGTCGAGCATCCGGATGTCGCGGTCGTGTCGTTCACCGGATCCACGGACACGGGCCGGCGGATCAACGAGACGTGCGCGCGTACGTTCAAGAAGGTGCACCTCGAAATGGGGGGCAAGAACGTCATCCTGGTGATGGACGACGCGCGCCTCGACCTGGCGGTGGAGGGCGCCGTCTGGGGTGGATTCGGGACAACCGGGCAGCGCTGCACGGCGGCCAGCCGGGTGGTCGTGCACGAAGCGGTCTACGACTCGTTCGTCGAGCGGTTCGTCGCCAGGGCGCGTCAACTGGTGGTGGGCGATGGCCGTCGCGATGGCGTCCAGATGGGACCCTCGATCCACGAGGAGCAACTGGCGAAGGTGGTCGAGTACGTCGACATCGGCCGCAATGAGGGCGCGCGGCTGGTGCTTGGCGGATCGCGGTTGTCCGACGGCGCGTTCGCGGCCGGATGCTTCCACGAGCCGACCATCTTTGCCGACGTCACGCCGACGATGCGCATCGCGCGCGAGGAGATCTTCGGGCCGGTCGTGTCGGTGATCAAGGTGCGATCGCTCGACGAGGCGATCGCGGTAGCCAACGACGTCGCGTACGGCCTCTCGGCGGCCATCTACACCCAGGACATCAACAACGCGTTCACGGCGATGCGGGACGTCTACACGGGGCTCTTCTACGTGAACGCGCCGACCATCGGCGCGGAGGTCCACCTGCCATTCGGGGGCGTCAAGGCGACGGGCAACGGCCACCGCGAAGCCGGCATCGCGGCACTCGACGTGTTCAGCGAGTGGAAATCGATCTACGTGGATTTCAGCGGCCGCCTGCAACGCGCGCAGATGGACACGGAGCAGATATAA
- a CDS encoding gamma-glutamylcyclotransferase family protein: MNTAAFFYGTLMTGFDRRRRAGIEGKLRHRRRGCIRASLYDLGIYPAAIPDPDGCVWGEVYEMDDPAGVLAALDEIEGYREGHIAQSLYTRHLCPVQLDSGESLEAWVYFYNAPLGGAQRIDSGDYLQHVRVR; this comes from the coding sequence GTGAACACTGCTGCGTTCTTCTACGGCACGTTGATGACGGGATTCGATCGGCGTCGTCGCGCAGGCATCGAGGGCAAACTTCGCCATCGGCGACGTGGCTGCATTCGCGCGTCACTGTACGACCTGGGCATCTACCCGGCCGCGATTCCCGACCCGGACGGCTGCGTGTGGGGCGAGGTCTACGAGATGGACGACCCGGCGGGTGTCCTTGCCGCGCTCGATGAAATCGAAGGCTACCGCGAAGGGCACATCGCCCAGAGCCTGTACACGCGTCATCTCTGTCCCGTGCAACTCGATTCCGGCGAGAGCCTGGAGGCGTGGGTCTACTTCTACAACGCCCCGCTGGGAGGCGCCCAGCGCATCGACTCGGGCGACTACCTCCAGCACGTACGCGTGAGGTAG
- a CDS encoding TRAP transporter TatT component family protein, which translates to MLALCVDARLAAEVPASVDALYSRREDPVAARQAADQYLAHHRAAPQDFVGGWKLARASYFLGTQGPAAERRMWLETGLAAATDAVALNDARPEGHFWLAANMGALAESYGLRQGLKYRTRIKQALERVLAIDPRFMEGSADRALGRWYHKVPGLFGGSAAKAEQHLRKSLTYSPQSTVSLFFLGELYADQGRPAQAQRLYQEVLEAPIHREYVAEDKFYKAQARARLQTLAEKR; encoded by the coding sequence TTGCTGGCCCTCTGTGTGGACGCACGCCTGGCGGCCGAGGTTCCGGCCTCGGTCGACGCCTTGTATTCGCGGCGCGAGGATCCGGTTGCGGCGCGGCAGGCGGCGGACCAGTACCTGGCGCATCATCGCGCGGCCCCGCAGGACTTCGTCGGCGGTTGGAAGCTGGCGCGGGCCAGTTACTTCCTCGGCACGCAGGGCCCGGCCGCCGAGCGGCGGATGTGGCTCGAGACCGGGCTCGCGGCCGCAACCGACGCAGTGGCGCTGAACGACGCGAGACCCGAGGGACATTTCTGGCTGGCGGCCAACATGGGCGCGCTGGCCGAGTCGTACGGGCTGCGCCAGGGACTCAAGTACCGCACCCGCATCAAGCAGGCGCTCGAACGCGTCCTGGCGATCGATCCGCGGTTCATGGAAGGCTCGGCCGACCGCGCCCTGGGGCGTTGGTATCACAAGGTGCCGGGACTGTTCGGCGGCAGCGCCGCCAAGGCCGAACAGCACCTCCGCAAGTCGCTCACCTACAGCCCGCAGTCGACGGTGAGCCTGTTCTTCCTCGGCGAACTCTATGCCGACCAGGGCCGGCCCGCCCAGGCGCAGCGGCTCTACCAGGAGGTCCTCGAGGCGCCGATCCACCGTGAGTACGTGGCCGAGGACAAGTTCTACAAGGCGCAGGCCCGCGCGCGCCTGCAGACCCTCGCCGAGAAGCGGTGA
- a CDS encoding PilZ domain-containing protein, with protein MDDRQRFRIPLEHALTGEVTVYRPLTVSDLSPHGARVETPEPLRVNSVRAFRLNLGEQTVVLKGRVCHASVRALDDQRVVYTSGIEFLDVAPQARMAIERFLERVGGILLTAEHGEIH; from the coding sequence ATGGACGATCGCCAACGGTTTCGCATCCCGCTCGAGCACGCCCTCACCGGCGAAGTGACCGTCTACCGCCCGTTGACGGTGAGCGACCTGTCGCCGCACGGGGCACGCGTCGAGACGCCGGAACCGCTGCGGGTGAACTCGGTGCGGGCATTTCGCCTGAACCTCGGCGAGCAGACGGTGGTGCTCAAGGGCCGCGTCTGCCACGCGAGCGTCCGCGCCCTCGATGACCAGCGCGTCGTCTACACGTCGGGCATCGAGTTCCTCGACGTCGCGCCCCAGGCGCGCATGGCCATCGAACGCTTCCTCGAACGCGTCGGCGGCATCCTCCTCACCGCCGAGCACGGGGAGATTCATTAG
- a CDS encoding TonB-dependent receptor, which produces MIRRAFWVLLAAVLCAGPVAAQEITGSVMGTVVDSSKAAIPGATVKMEGGSVNQTQVTDDTGRYSFAAVPPGTYKLTTTLQGFSTGLAENVAVAIGKATTIDFTLNVGGLAEQVTVEADAARVDIAQTTIQTNVTAATIENLPKGTNMGSLLKLSPAARAEPLSGQYQIDGASGSENSFMVDGLETSNFRTGNLNVNNNLPFEFIQEMSIKTSGFNAEFGGATGGVISVVTKSGTNAFRGMGGMEFESDSLNADPRGILNKYRSGSGASFVQINEYLPIKSDSYKNYYPVFGLGGPILRDKAWFFASYSPQIFDEERTTEYVTTDPRTRTKTGEETYSRTRQSDYFQGRVDVQPTNTLRLTGSFTYNPYEEDGIFPDNQIAPGRTVPYANFGGSTGTLVGNAFTSQQGGEQKAHNFSIGGTWTPGSRVVASARVARGYLDELLNSRAIPQETRFRCITNAPPAGAGCALGFDNFPSGNDNRYEDSSERWTVDSNVAFLADNLAGRHEFKVGYQYSRVANDVNTGYVPFGVVSLTYGISINDLTGRNDPVTPGAIGAGQLQRFGTVGAAANTANSIYFQDRWQPTNRLTINAGVRMENEDLPSFNGYAPPINFGFGDKIVPRLGVAYDLTGDAKTKLFASYNKFQDRLKFELPRGSFGGDFYRRDYFEIMPNQPNYDFYTLSRVLGSNQDVSGGQCPIANSTGLSRCQYDFRIASNSPEADIYSGKVDPDLKPFTQTEFTVGLEREVSNRMLLSFRYTRKDVDHAIEDAGFPTPEGSEAYIIGNPGEGLHAATAKQFGYAKTATPQRLYNAFETRLERRFGGNFAYSVAYTYSKLEGNYSGLASSDEPQALSANSASGANAGSANLGRPSPGVNRFFDLPHLGFTAAGVPDNGPLATDRPHVFNAFGQYMLNWGANQATNFAAFTTLQSGTPQTSFYSLYAAAVAYGRGDMGRTEKFSNTDLMISHRMRFGGSNKSVSLELNVLNLFNEDNVLGLVNTPAGVNPSISTLGLPVADEPEALNYILTNGITSQFDTYLNNPANPQRKDTAYGMPNWFQGFRTVRFGVKFHF; this is translated from the coding sequence ATGATTCGTCGCGCATTCTGGGTGCTGCTTGCCGCGGTGCTCTGCGCAGGCCCCGTTGCCGCCCAGGAAATCACTGGTAGCGTCATGGGGACGGTGGTCGACAGTTCGAAAGCGGCCATCCCCGGTGCCACCGTCAAGATGGAAGGTGGCTCGGTCAACCAAACGCAGGTCACAGACGACACCGGTAGGTACAGCTTCGCCGCGGTGCCCCCCGGCACCTACAAGCTGACCACGACGCTCCAGGGCTTCTCCACGGGTCTGGCCGAAAACGTCGCGGTGGCGATTGGCAAGGCCACGACCATCGACTTCACGCTGAACGTGGGCGGCCTGGCCGAGCAGGTCACGGTCGAGGCGGATGCGGCTCGCGTCGACATCGCGCAGACGACCATCCAGACCAACGTCACGGCCGCGACGATCGAGAACCTGCCCAAAGGCACGAACATGGGCAGCCTCCTCAAGCTCTCGCCGGCGGCGCGTGCCGAGCCTCTCAGCGGCCAGTACCAGATCGACGGCGCCAGCGGCTCCGAGAACTCGTTCATGGTTGACGGACTCGAGACGTCGAACTTCCGCACGGGCAACCTGAACGTCAACAACAACCTGCCGTTCGAGTTCATCCAGGAGATGTCGATCAAGACCTCCGGGTTCAACGCCGAGTTCGGCGGCGCGACCGGCGGCGTGATCAGCGTCGTCACCAAGAGCGGCACCAACGCCTTCCGTGGCATGGGCGGCATGGAGTTCGAGAGCGACTCGCTGAACGCCGACCCGCGTGGCATCCTGAACAAATACCGCAGCGGTTCCGGCGCCAGCTTCGTCCAGATCAACGAGTACTTGCCGATCAAGAGCGACTCGTACAAGAACTACTACCCGGTGTTCGGCCTCGGCGGCCCCATCCTGCGCGACAAGGCGTGGTTCTTCGCCAGTTACTCGCCGCAGATCTTCGACGAGGAGCGGACGACCGAGTACGTCACGACCGATCCGCGCACGCGGACCAAGACCGGGGAGGAAACCTACAGCCGGACCCGCCAGTCCGATTACTTCCAGGGCCGTGTCGACGTCCAGCCGACGAACACGCTGCGCCTCACCGGTTCGTTCACGTACAACCCGTACGAGGAAGACGGCATTTTCCCGGATAACCAGATCGCGCCCGGCAGAACCGTTCCATATGCCAACTTCGGCGGGTCCACGGGCACGCTAGTCGGCAACGCCTTCACGTCGCAGCAGGGCGGCGAGCAGAAGGCCCACAACTTCTCGATCGGCGGCACGTGGACACCCGGCAGCCGTGTCGTGGCGAGCGCTCGGGTGGCCCGCGGCTACCTGGACGAACTCCTGAACTCGCGGGCGATTCCGCAGGAGACCCGATTCCGCTGCATCACCAATGCGCCGCCGGCGGGGGCCGGGTGCGCGCTCGGGTTCGACAACTTCCCGTCGGGCAACGACAACCGCTACGAGGACAGCTCGGAGCGGTGGACCGTCGACTCCAACGTCGCGTTCCTCGCCGATAACCTGGCGGGCCGGCACGAGTTCAAGGTCGGTTATCAGTACTCGCGCGTCGCCAACGACGTGAACACCGGCTACGTGCCCTTCGGCGTCGTCTCGCTCACGTACGGCATCTCGATCAACGACCTCACCGGGCGCAACGATCCCGTAACGCCTGGCGCCATCGGGGCGGGGCAGTTGCAGCGCTTCGGGACAGTGGGGGCGGCCGCCAACACTGCCAACTCGATCTACTTCCAGGATCGTTGGCAGCCGACCAACCGCCTGACGATCAACGCTGGCGTCCGCATGGAGAACGAGGACTTGCCGTCGTTCAACGGCTACGCGCCGCCGATCAACTTCGGCTTCGGCGACAAGATCGTGCCGCGTCTCGGTGTGGCGTACGACCTCACGGGCGATGCCAAGACCAAGCTGTTTGCGAGCTACAACAAGTTCCAGGATCGGCTGAAGTTCGAGTTGCCTCGCGGTTCGTTCGGAGGCGACTTCTACCGTAGGGACTACTTCGAGATCATGCCGAACCAGCCGAACTACGACTTCTACACGCTGAGCCGGGTCCTCGGCAGCAACCAGGACGTTTCCGGCGGACAGTGCCCCATTGCCAACTCGACGGGCCTCTCGCGCTGCCAGTACGACTTCCGTATCGCGTCCAACAGCCCGGAGGCGGACATTTACTCGGGCAAGGTCGACCCCGACCTGAAGCCGTTCACGCAGACCGAGTTCACGGTCGGCCTCGAGCGTGAAGTCAGCAACCGCATGCTCCTGAGCTTCCGTTACACACGCAAGGACGTGGATCACGCGATCGAGGACGCGGGCTTCCCGACCCCCGAGGGCAGCGAGGCGTACATCATTGGCAATCCTGGTGAAGGCCTCCACGCAGCAACGGCAAAGCAGTTCGGCTACGCCAAGACCGCCACGCCGCAGCGCCTGTACAACGCATTCGAGACCCGTCTCGAGCGCCGCTTCGGCGGCAATTTCGCGTACAGCGTCGCGTACACGTACAGCAAGCTCGAGGGTAACTACTCGGGTCTGGCGAGTTCGGACGAGCCGCAGGCCCTCAGCGCCAACTCGGCTAGCGGTGCCAACGCCGGCTCGGCCAACTTGGGACGCCCCTCGCCGGGCGTCAACCGCTTCTTCGACCTGCCGCACCTCGGGTTCACGGCTGCTGGCGTCCCTGACAACGGCCCGCTGGCGACCGACCGTCCGCACGTGTTCAACGCGTTCGGCCAGTACATGCTGAACTGGGGCGCGAATCAGGCCACCAACTTCGCCGCCTTCACGACGTTGCAGTCGGGCACACCGCAGACCAGCTTCTACTCGCTGTATGCGGCGGCCGTGGCCTACGGGCGCGGCGACATGGGCCGGACCGAGAAATTCTCGAACACCGACCTGATGATCTCCCACCGCATGCGGTTCGGCGGCAGCAACAAGAGCGTGTCGCTCGAGCTCAACGTCCTCAACCTGTTCAACGAGGACAACGTGCTCGGTCTCGTCAACACGCCTGCCGGCGTCAACCCGAGCATCAGCACGCTTGGCCTGCCAGTGGCCGACGAACCGGAAGCGCTGAACTACATCCTCACGAACGGCATCACGTCGCAGTTCGACACGTACCTGAACAACCCCGCCAACCCGCAGCGCAAGGACACCGCGTACGGAATGCCGAACTGGTTCCAGGGATTCCGCACCGTCCGCTTCGGTGTGAAGTTCCACTTCTAG